ACAACGGCGAGCCCCTGGATGCCGGAAAAGTTCGCGTCGAGGTTGATCGCGCGGACGTACTCGCGGAATTTGTCGCGATCCAGCGTGCCCGTCGCGACGAACATGGCCTGCACGCCCCGCAGCATCTGCTCGTAGGTCGCCATCCGCTGCTCGATGCGGGTGACGGCGTCGCCCAGCGCGGAGTTGAACTGTGTGAGCACTTCACGCCGTGAGGCCTGCCGCTCGTGATCCCAGAGTGTCCACGTCACGCCGAGCCCGGCGGACAGGATCAGCAAAGGCAGCAGGACAAGGCGTACCCAGCTCACGGCGGCGTCTGGAAATCGACCATGGAATCGGCCAGGTCGGGTTTGAAATATTTCTCGAAGATCCGGCGCACCGTGCCATCCGCGCGCATCTCATTCACCAGGTCGCGCCACTTCTGCTGCTCCGCAGGCGACAGCGCCTTCTTCGACATGATGAGACCGTGCGGCACCGCTGGGTCGTTGAACTCGACGATCGTAGTGACGTCGCGAATCCTCTTTGCGTCGATCGCCGGGTAGTCGAAGGGCTCAATGATCATGCCCTGGATGCGCTGCAGGATGAGCGCCTCATACAGGGGTTCAAGGCCGCCAGCCTGGCTCACGCGGTTGGCGGCCGCAAGTGTGTCCACCAGCTGGTTAGCCGAGTCGCTATAACGGAAACTGCGGATGACACCAAGCTGAAACCGGTCGTTGTGTTCGAAGTCGGACAGCTGGCGTATGCCGGAATCCTTGCGCACCAGCAGATAGTATTTATTGCTGAAGTACCAGGCGAAGGAGGCGTACCGATTGCGCTCGGCGTTCGCGATACCGGACAGGCTGAAATCGAGCGCGCCGGATTCGATCAGTGTCCAGATGCGCGCGCGCGACATAAGACTCACTCTGACCTCGCAGCCGCTGCGGCGGATCAGTTCGTCGGCGAAGTCCTTGTCGATGCCGGTGTCGGTGTCGAGCGAATAAAGCAGGCCGTGATCGTGCAGCGCGAGCGTAAATGGACGTGAGCAATCAGGACCGCTCGCGACGGCCGTGCCAAGGCAGCACAGCGTCAGGAGCAAGCCGCCAAGTGCGTGTCGTATCACAGTGTCTCCAGTGCAATAAAAGATGACTCAACAACGACAGTCGTTTCTATCGACAACCATTTTGACTACACGTCCAGCCATGTGGTCACTTTGAAGACGGCAATCCAAGGCGAACATGTTGCACCGATGCCAGGCTCGCATCTGCGCGCACCGGAGACCAGAAGTCCCCGCGCGCAAATGCTCCAAACGCGTTTACGGCACCACCGGGAAGTTCTTGAGGGGTATTTGCAACGTTTTCAAAGATTATTCTCGAGCAAACGAAAGCACGCCGCAATGCGCTGGCGGCCGGGTACCTGAAAAATACCCTGGCTGCCTCAGAACGTCTTCACTTTTGTCTTCGCCTTTTTGCGGGTCTTCGCCCCTGCTCCCGTCCCCGCTTTCGTATTCCGGCACGTGGACTCCCTCACGACGAGCGTCGGTTGCGGCCCCAGCACCATGGCGGGCGACGCTTCAGCGCTGCCCTTCTGCATCAGCCGGATCAACAACTCGATGGACAGGTCGGCGATCGCGGTCGTGTTGATCGCGACCGTGGTCAGCGCCGGACGAACCTGATGCGCGAGCTGGATGTCCGTGATGCCGATCACCGACACATCCTCGGGCACGCGGCGGCCCAGCGTCGTCAGCGCCTGGATCGCGCCAATCGCAAGCAGATCGTTGGTTGCAAAGATGGCCGTCAGGCCGGGGGCATTCGTCAGCAACTGCATGCATGCCGCATAACCGGCGTCGATCGTATCGCGGATCTCCAGTACGGCCGCGTTGTCCGGCTCAATGCCCGAAGCCCGGATGACTTCGCGAAACCCCGTCGCCCGGGCGTCCTGCAAACCGCCGCAGCCATCGCCGACCAGCATGCCGATGTCGCGATGCCCGAGTTCCAGCAGATGCTCCGCCGCCAGCGCGCCCGCATGAGAAAAGTCGACGGCGACACAGGGCACGGCCGGCGGTGCCTCGGGGTGTTCCCACAGGCTGAGCACGATCGGCGCGCCGAGCGCAGCCGATTCGCATAACTCATTGATCGCAATGTCGGTGTTGAGCACGAGCACGCCTTCGGCGAGCGTACCGGCGATCTGCGTGAGATACGCACGGCCGGTTTCGGCGTCGTCGTCGGTGTTGCAGACCATCAGGAAATAGCCCTCGCGGCGCGCGGCCCTTTCGGCCGCGAGTACGAACTCCGGATAGAACGGGTTCGCGATATTCGAGAGCATCAACGCAAGCGTCGACGACCGCCCTTCGGCAAGCGCCCGGGCATTCAGGTTCGGCCGGTAGCCCAGTTCGCGAATCGCGCTCA
The DNA window shown above is from Paraburkholderia sp. BL10I2N1 and carries:
- a CDS encoding transporter substrate-binding domain-containing protein; translated protein: MIRHALGGLLLTLCCLGTAVASGPDCSRPFTLALHDHGLLYSLDTDTGIDKDFADELIRRSGCEVRVSLMSRARIWTLIESGALDFSLSGIANAERNRYASFAWYFSNKYYLLVRKDSGIRQLSDFEHNDRFQLGVIRSFRYSDSANQLVDTLAAANRVSQAGGLEPLYEALILQRIQGMIIEPFDYPAIDAKRIRDVTTIVEFNDPAVPHGLIMSKKALSPAEQQKWRDLVNEMRADGTVRRIFEKYFKPDLADSMVDFQTPP
- a CDS encoding LacI family DNA-binding transcriptional regulator, giving the protein MVTLSEVARRAKVTAATVSNVLRNREKVRPETAERVLSAIRELGYRPNLNARALAEGRSSTLALMLSNIANPFYPEFVLAAERAARREGYFLMVCNTDDDAETGRAYLTQIAGTLAEGVLVLNTDIAINELCESAALGAPIVLSLWEHPEAPPAVPCVAVDFSHAGALAAEHLLELGHRDIGMLVGDGCGGLQDARATGFREVIRASGIEPDNAAVLEIRDTIDAGYAACMQLLTNAPGLTAIFATNDLLAIGAIQALTTLGRRVPEDVSVIGITDIQLAHQVRPALTTVAINTTAIADLSIELLIRLMQKGSAEASPAMVLGPQPTLVVRESTCRNTKAGTGAGAKTRKKAKTKVKTF